In Notamacropus eugenii isolate mMacEug1 chromosome 1, mMacEug1.pri_v2, whole genome shotgun sequence, one genomic interval encodes:
- the LOC140520062 gene encoding WAP four-disulfide core domain protein 12-like isoform X1: MKSSNLLLLVVSLAFVSLASSGTLKPDGNGTEKAGSCPYDPYRCFREDPRQCLSDQDCLNEKKCCFYFCGFKCVQPQQTDDTD; encoded by the exons ATGAAGTCCAGTAACCTCTTACTCCTTGTGGTGTCCCTTGCCTTTGTGTCTCTGGCATCGTCTGGGACCCTTAAGCCTGATGGAAATG GAACCGAGAAAGCAGGGAGCTGCCCCTATGATCCCTACCGTTGCTTTCGGGAAGACCCCAGACAGTGCCTGTCAGATCAAGACTGCCTCAACGAGAAGaaatgttgtttttatttctgtggCTTCAAGTGTGTGCAACCCCAGCAGACTGACGACACGG ACTGA
- the LOC140520062 gene encoding WAP four-disulfide core domain protein 12-like isoform X2 has product MKSSNLLLLVVSLAFVSLASSGTLKPDGNGTEKAGSCPYDPYRCFREDPRQCLSDQDCLNEKKCCFYFCGFKCVQPQQTDDTD; this is encoded by the exons ATGAAGTCCAGTAACCTCTTACTCCTTGTGGTGTCCCTTGCCTTTGTGTCTCTGGCATCGTCTGGGACCCTTAAGCCTGATGGAAATG GAACCGAGAAAGCAGGGAGCTGCCCCTATGATCCCTACCGTTGCTTTCGGGAAGACCCCAGACAGTGCCTGTCAGATCAAGACTGCCTCAACGAGAAGaaatgttgtttttatttctgtggCTTCAAGTGTGTGCAACCCCAGCAGACTGACGACACGG